Proteins found in one Opitutaceae bacterium genomic segment:
- a CDS encoding lysophospholipid acyltransferase family protein, with translation MLLGLAKLIGWILAHLPEEGLKALAWCLGQFTYHGYRSRRRVMLHSLKSSFPEKTEAWRRSVACTSCIRLMETALLSLAAPFLSESRIRTMASATEATCSYFGAYSANPRPIVLGTAHFAYWEGLTWLPLFLQPGQAPELVTVFRPLRDPKMDEWLKSTRERFGVKLMSRRSGLHASLHVLQRKGIVTLLFDQSAGSHGYLTEFLGRECSTTPLPGMLVERTGAETAIIFARRTSFWRFTIDLVPVKAADQTPQAVTVALNRELERLFRDDENLCASWLWMHQRWRILDRPEERRKLEAKRGGLIR, from the coding sequence ATGCTACTCGGCCTCGCAAAGTTAATCGGCTGGATCCTCGCCCACCTCCCTGAGGAGGGGCTCAAGGCCTTGGCCTGGTGCCTCGGCCAATTTACCTATCACGGCTACCGCTCGCGTCGTCGGGTGATGCTGCACAGCCTCAAGTCATCGTTCCCGGAAAAGACAGAGGCCTGGCGGAGATCCGTCGCCTGCACCAGTTGTATTCGCCTGATGGAGACCGCCCTGCTCTCGCTTGCGGCCCCGTTTCTCTCCGAATCCCGGATCCGGACGATGGCCTCGGCGACGGAGGCGACCTGCTCGTACTTTGGAGCCTACAGCGCCAACCCGCGCCCCATCGTCTTGGGCACTGCCCATTTCGCGTACTGGGAGGGACTGACTTGGCTGCCGCTGTTCCTGCAACCCGGGCAAGCGCCTGAACTGGTGACGGTTTTCCGACCGCTGCGCGATCCGAAGATGGACGAGTGGCTGAAGAGCACCCGCGAACGCTTCGGCGTCAAACTCATGTCGCGGCGGTCAGGCTTGCATGCGTCCCTGCACGTGTTGCAACGCAAGGGCATCGTGACCCTCTTGTTTGACCAGAGCGCCGGTTCGCATGGCTACCTGACCGAGTTTCTGGGCCGCGAGTGCTCCACCACTCCCCTTCCCGGCATGCTTGTGGAACGCACTGGAGCCGAGACAGCCATCATTTTTGCAAGGCGCACCTCGTTCTGGCGCTTCACCATCGACCTGGTGCCGGTAAAGGCTGCCGATCAGACCCCCCAGGCGGTCACAGTCGCCCTCAACCGGGAACTGGAGCGTCTGTTTCGTGACGACGAGAACCTCTGCGCGTCCTGGCTGTGGATGCATCAGCGTTGGCGGATTCTTGACCGCCCCGAAGAACGGCGAAAACTTGAGGCAAAGCGGGGCGGGCTTATTCGGTGA
- the ftsH gene encoding ATP-dependent zinc metalloprotease FtsH, with amino-acid sequence MSEFPPEKKRRPLKNLPPDRFQPKVLMIWLSIVAAVLALFYFNPPQVANVAELKIHEVVQLAENKKVVRGEIRPDASVGRDWIVITGQTNEQMLPDGRGGQTNLFRAQGRLTDANLERLQSSKLFTETPPSTWVTSVLSMLPIILVVGLLYFMFVRQLRNAGRGALNFGKSRAKMLTRDRDRITFADVAGCDEAKEEIAEVVEFLKDPKKFTRMGGKIPKGILAVGPPGTGKTLLAKAVAGEADVPFFSISGSDFVEMFVGVGASRVRDMFEQGRKNAPCIIFIDEIDAVGRQRGAGLGGGNDEREQTLNSLLVEMDGFDTTEGVIIIAATNRPDVLDNALLRPGRFDRQIYVDLPDIVGREQILRVHARKLALSDDVDLSVIARGTPGLSGAELANLLNEGALLAARRNKKRVEMIDVDDARDKVLFGRERRRVMDDAEKKLVAWHEAGHAIIQAVLDDGTVPVHKVTIIPRGQSLGSTTYIPTKDILTRGKKKLLDQICMAMGGRIGEALVTGDLSNGAYGDIKQATKIARAMVCDYGMSELGPIAMGDNQDTIFLGRDITRSQHISEETARKVDAAVGDIINTEYRRAEKIIAENREALDKVAAALIEYETIEGKHVMEILNQGEMKSPVIRQSLSPKSKDDKTSPTKPAEKPAAPHDIGGHAPAPHPA; translated from the coding sequence ATGTCCGAATTTCCTCCTGAGAAGAAACGACGCCCCTTGAAGAACCTGCCTCCCGATCGGTTTCAGCCCAAGGTTTTAATGATCTGGCTGTCAATTGTGGCGGCGGTTCTCGCCCTTTTCTATTTTAACCCGCCGCAGGTCGCGAATGTGGCCGAGTTGAAGATCCACGAGGTGGTGCAGCTCGCCGAGAACAAAAAGGTGGTGCGTGGCGAGATTCGCCCCGACGCCTCGGTGGGCCGCGACTGGATTGTGATCACGGGCCAGACCAACGAGCAGATGCTCCCCGATGGCCGTGGTGGGCAGACGAATCTGTTCCGCGCCCAGGGCCGTCTCACGGATGCGAACCTGGAACGCCTGCAGTCCAGCAAGCTATTCACTGAGACGCCGCCCTCCACGTGGGTGACGTCCGTGCTGTCGATGCTGCCGATCATCCTCGTGGTTGGCCTACTCTATTTCATGTTTGTCCGGCAACTCCGCAATGCGGGGCGCGGAGCGCTGAATTTCGGCAAGAGTCGTGCGAAGATGCTTACCCGTGACCGGGACCGCATTACCTTCGCGGACGTGGCCGGCTGTGACGAAGCGAAGGAAGAGATCGCGGAAGTGGTCGAGTTCCTGAAGGACCCCAAGAAGTTCACGCGCATGGGCGGCAAGATTCCGAAGGGCATCCTCGCGGTCGGACCTCCGGGTACCGGCAAGACTCTTCTCGCGAAGGCGGTCGCCGGCGAAGCGGATGTCCCTTTCTTTTCGATCAGTGGTTCGGATTTCGTCGAGATGTTTGTCGGCGTGGGCGCCAGCCGCGTGCGCGACATGTTTGAACAGGGACGCAAGAATGCCCCCTGCATCATCTTCATTGATGAAATTGACGCGGTGGGACGCCAGCGTGGCGCGGGTCTCGGTGGTGGCAATGACGAGCGCGAACAGACCTTGAACTCGCTGCTGGTGGAGATGGACGGTTTCGACACGACGGAGGGTGTCATTATCATCGCCGCCACCAATCGCCCCGACGTGCTCGACAATGCACTCCTTCGCCCGGGTCGTTTTGACCGCCAGATCTACGTTGACCTGCCGGACATCGTGGGTCGCGAGCAGATCCTGCGCGTGCATGCGCGGAAGCTTGCGCTTTCCGACGACGTGGACCTCAGCGTGATCGCGCGCGGCACTCCGGGTCTTTCGGGCGCGGAGCTGGCAAACCTGCTGAACGAGGGCGCCCTGCTCGCGGCTCGGCGAAACAAAAAGCGAGTGGAGATGATCGATGTCGATGATGCACGCGACAAGGTCCTCTTCGGGCGCGAACGGCGCCGGGTCATGGACGACGCGGAGAAGAAGCTGGTTGCCTGGCACGAAGCCGGCCACGCGATCATTCAAGCGGTCCTCGACGACGGTACCGTCCCTGTGCACAAGGTGACGATCATCCCGCGCGGACAAAGCCTCGGCAGCACCACCTACATCCCGACGAAGGACATCCTGACGCGCGGCAAGAAGAAGCTGCTTGACCAGATTTGTATGGCAATGGGAGGACGCATCGGTGAGGCGCTCGTGACGGGCGACCTCTCAAACGGTGCTTACGGCGACATCAAGCAGGCCACAAAGATTGCGCGCGCGATGGTGTGCGACTATGGCATGAGTGAACTGGGCCCCATTGCGATGGGAGATAATCAGGACACCATTTTCCTCGGCCGTGACATCACCCGTTCCCAGCACATCAGCGAGGAAACCGCCCGCAAGGTGGATGCTGCTGTGGGTGACATCATCAACACGGAGTATCGCCGCGCCGAGAAGATCATCGCCGAGAATCGCGAGGCTCTCGACAAGGTAGCCGCCGCCCTCATCGAGTACGAGACCATCGAAGGCAAGCACGTGATGGAAATTCTCAACCAAGGCGAGATGAAGTCGCCTGTGATACGCCAGTCGTTGTCGCCCAAGTCGAAGGACGATAAGACCTCCCCGACAAAGCCAGCCGAGAAGCCTGCAGCCCCGCACGATATTGGCGGGCATGCCCCTGCGCCTCATCCGGCCTGA
- a CDS encoding glycosyltransferase: MSDSHLPFATVAICTYNRSRWLRETLEFVTTQDYPGDQHEIIVVDNNSRDETRAVVESFAAAAKPPIYLLETQQGLSHARNRAISEAKGDLIVFIDDDTLGPPNWLRLMVEPFHRPGNENVGLVGGDVIPVFPEGLPAWLDKQWEPLNYRSDVGPLRDDQLPMGANFAIRRKVAERVGGFRTDLGRSGTNLAGSEDHEFGRRVRAGGFDVWYTPLAGLKHQIPANRLRFKYAFKMAFDSARSRVVEKTSRPGKGAAWAASRLIVYAAHALGCFALAGLSLPIFQLGWFKRWLCRGAKGLGYLVECAQVLLKRTTHDH; encoded by the coding sequence ATGAGCGACTCCCACCTGCCCTTCGCCACCGTCGCGATCTGCACCTACAACCGCTCACGCTGGTTGCGCGAGACCCTGGAGTTCGTCACCACCCAGGACTACCCTGGCGACCAACATGAGATCATCGTGGTCGACAACAATTCACGGGACGAGACACGCGCCGTGGTGGAATCCTTTGCAGCCGCGGCGAAGCCGCCGATCTACCTACTCGAAACCCAGCAGGGGCTCAGCCACGCGCGCAACCGCGCCATCTCCGAGGCAAAGGGCGACCTGATTGTCTTCATCGATGACGATACCCTCGGCCCCCCGAATTGGCTGCGACTGATGGTGGAGCCTTTTCACCGCCCAGGAAATGAAAATGTCGGGCTGGTCGGTGGCGACGTGATTCCCGTGTTTCCAGAAGGTCTGCCCGCCTGGCTCGACAAACAATGGGAACCGCTCAACTACCGCAGTGATGTCGGGCCCCTGCGCGACGACCAGCTCCCCATGGGGGCCAACTTTGCCATTCGTCGCAAGGTCGCTGAACGTGTCGGCGGTTTCAGGACGGACCTCGGACGCTCCGGCACGAATCTCGCCGGAAGCGAGGACCACGAATTCGGTCGGCGCGTGCGCGCGGGCGGGTTCGATGTGTGGTACACACCGCTTGCCGGCTTGAAGCACCAGATCCCGGCCAACCGGCTCCGCTTCAAGTATGCGTTCAAGATGGCCTTCGACTCGGCACGTTCGCGTGTCGTGGAGAAAACAAGCAGGCCTGGCAAAGGAGCAGCCTGGGCCGCCTCCCGCCTGATCGTGTATGCCGCGCACGCACTTGGTTGCTTCGCGTTGGCTGGGCTGAGTCTTCCCATCTTTCAGCTCGGCTGGTTCAAACGGTGGCTGTGCCGCGGCGCCAAAGGCCTTGGTTATCTCGTGGAATGTGCACAGGTCCTGCTTAAGCGAACCACTCACGACCACTAG
- a CDS encoding glycosyltransferase family 9 protein, producing MTKILFISTSQLPDVVHSLQLAASLKAQDKTLHITWLVRDSLAPLVRLSTVVDDLIVFSRDGGWREFVSMMRNLRSRSYDFVFDLQGLLRTGVMTWRARGDRKVGRADAREGAAVFYHEKAPLPRDGEMSHSLLMQLQFACILGLKPELRGTLEFREVPGLATQHLLAHDGSKPILMFPDSRKPGKCWHGFKELTELLLHAGQRSKVVWAGHRYLDFKHAPGPDKFLNLTDSTSLVALPSMIRNASFVIANDSGPMHLAAALGVPTFGIFGPSDPRRYGPFPLNDPRHHVVVAPVGNLRMLSAREVFNRFVRVAGGNELRGPGRVGGF from the coding sequence ATGACGAAAATACTGTTCATCTCCACCAGCCAACTGCCCGACGTGGTGCACTCCCTGCAACTCGCCGCAAGCCTGAAGGCGCAGGACAAGACCCTGCACATCACCTGGCTGGTCCGCGACAGCCTGGCGCCCCTGGTGCGGTTGAGCACGGTGGTGGACGATTTGATTGTTTTCTCCCGAGACGGCGGGTGGCGCGAGTTCGTGTCGATGATGCGCAACCTGCGCTCACGTTCCTATGACTTTGTCTTCGACCTCCAGGGCTTGCTCCGCACCGGTGTTATGACCTGGCGCGCCCGGGGCGACCGGAAGGTGGGGCGCGCGGATGCGCGTGAGGGTGCAGCGGTATTCTACCACGAGAAAGCGCCCCTGCCGCGTGACGGCGAGATGAGCCACAGTCTCCTGATGCAGCTGCAGTTCGCGTGCATCCTGGGTCTGAAGCCCGAGCTCCGGGGTACTTTGGAATTTCGCGAGGTCCCAGGTTTGGCCACCCAGCACCTCCTGGCTCACGACGGATCAAAGCCCATCCTTATGTTCCCGGACAGCCGCAAACCCGGCAAGTGCTGGCATGGTTTCAAGGAGTTGACCGAGCTGCTCCTGCATGCGGGGCAGCGGAGCAAGGTGGTTTGGGCGGGGCACCGGTATCTCGACTTCAAACACGCTCCCGGTCCCGATAAGTTTCTGAACCTCACCGATTCAACCTCGCTGGTGGCGCTGCCCTCGATGATCCGGAACGCCTCGTTTGTCATCGCCAACGACAGTGGCCCCATGCACCTGGCGGCCGCGCTTGGCGTGCCCACGTTTGGCATTTTCGGCCCCTCCGATCCCCGACGCTACGGTCCCTTTCCGCTAAATGACCCGCGTCACCATGTCGTGGTGGCACCCGTTGGGAACTTGCGCATGTTGTCGGCCCGTGAGGTGTTCAACCGGTTTGTGCGCGTGGCTGGTGGCAATGAATTGAGGGGACCCGGGCGGGTGGGCGGCTTCTAG
- the tilS gene encoding tRNA lysidine(34) synthetase TilS yields MSDPAHLPWPIPTSLWHPHVLAWLDRHETILWGVAISGGSDSVALAASVAAEAVRRGKRVLALHFNHRLRGAESDVDEQWVRNWCDSEGMPLDVGAWDFASPKASEGEAREARLAFFNRSLSSHPGAVLFTGHHADDAVETMLLRLSRGAGASGLAAPRPVHVHGGQPTRLRPFLQLPKQAIGLSLKRAGRSWREDSTNAADTAVRNRLRHHVVNEWMQVADRDVRQGVLRSRSLLEEDDSALETVTTRLLKDVDLTLPELKLHALEGSPRAIYRRALRRWTHSAGLSAEGFERLLEVCMAGQGSVSLARGVAEVSGGKIVVQMPAEPANRLPARLGVGDVVQWHDGDIGYETVSATPLILSRILSGSINPSDEAWLSDVPRAVTVRQWEAGDRYGPLGLGGTAKLQDLFVNSRVPVEKRRRIPVVCLPTGEIIWVPGFPPAETVRVHESCRTLGHLTYRAGTFTLVDQSP; encoded by the coding sequence ATGTCCGACCCTGCGCACCTCCCCTGGCCGATCCCCACCTCCCTGTGGCATCCGCACGTTCTGGCTTGGCTCGATCGCCACGAGACAATCCTTTGGGGTGTGGCCATCTCTGGAGGTTCTGACTCGGTCGCCCTCGCAGCGAGCGTGGCGGCGGAGGCGGTGCGCCGGGGAAAACGGGTATTGGCATTGCATTTCAATCATCGCCTGCGGGGTGCGGAGAGCGACGTCGATGAGCAATGGGTCCGAAATTGGTGCGACAGCGAGGGCATGCCTTTGGACGTCGGGGCCTGGGACTTCGCCAGCCCGAAAGCGTCTGAAGGCGAGGCCCGCGAGGCTCGTCTTGCCTTTTTCAACCGATCGCTCTCGTCGCATCCCGGGGCCGTGCTATTCACCGGGCATCACGCGGATGATGCGGTTGAAACAATGCTCCTTCGACTCTCGAGAGGGGCGGGCGCCTCGGGCTTGGCTGCGCCACGACCGGTCCATGTCCATGGCGGTCAGCCGACCCGCCTCCGGCCCTTTCTCCAGCTACCAAAGCAGGCCATCGGGCTCTCTTTGAAACGAGCAGGACGTTCCTGGCGGGAAGACTCCACGAATGCGGCCGATACAGCGGTGCGCAACCGCCTTCGCCACCACGTGGTGAATGAATGGATGCAGGTCGCGGATCGCGATGTCCGACAGGGGGTGCTCCGCTCCAGATCGCTCTTGGAAGAAGATGATTCCGCCCTCGAAACGGTGACGACCCGTCTTCTGAAAGATGTGGACCTCACCTTGCCCGAGCTAAAGCTGCACGCGCTCGAAGGCTCGCCGAGGGCGATCTATCGCCGGGCATTGAGGCGCTGGACCCACTCGGCCGGCCTTTCGGCGGAGGGTTTTGAGCGTCTCCTGGAAGTGTGCATGGCGGGGCAGGGGAGTGTCAGTCTCGCCCGGGGAGTTGCAGAAGTTTCGGGCGGCAAAATCGTCGTCCAGATGCCCGCCGAGCCGGCAAATAGGCTACCCGCGCGGCTCGGCGTGGGCGATGTCGTGCAATGGCATGATGGCGATATAGGTTACGAAACGGTGTCGGCGACACCGCTTATCCTCTCACGCATTCTTTCAGGGAGCATCAATCCGTCGGATGAGGCCTGGCTTTCGGACGTTCCTCGGGCAGTCACGGTGCGGCAGTGGGAGGCAGGCGATCGCTATGGGCCTTTGGGCCTGGGCGGCACCGCCAAACTGCAGGACTTGTTTGTCAACTCGCGTGTCCCTGTGGAAAAAAGGCGGCGTATTCCAGTCGTGTGCCTCCCAACGGGTGAAATCATTTGGGTGCCGGGATTTCCGCCAGCAGAGACAGTCCGTGTGCACGAGTCATGCAGGACGCTGGGGCATTTGACTTATCGCGCAGGAACCTTCACCCTCGTAGATCAGTCCCCTTGA
- a CDS encoding glycosyltransferase family 9 protein, with translation MPVLPPAPASLCLVRLSALGDIVMVLPLVRWLQRCWPSTRLTWICGKGVLPILEPLSLEGIELLAIDKPRGMRDYLALRRQLTGRRFDATLCLQASWRANWIYPFIPSARRIGFSKDRAKDLHRCFVKEQVAPARPHLVEGFLQFAEALGLPWPETVEWRLPVDSAADASVGALLPQGPFLAINACSSKPERDWPAESLARMAAHAHRIHGLDTVLIGGPSPREREAAAVVTRLSGYPVKNLVGATRLPEMVAALGRCRLLLSPDTGAVHIANALGRPVVGLYAVAPAYRTGPFGRLEHSVDRFDEAVRSLLGKDPAHVPWAQRVHHPGAMALITEDEVRQRIDSVLTG, from the coding sequence ATGCCAGTGCTCCCGCCCGCTCCCGCCTCCCTCTGCTTGGTGCGCCTTTCTGCGCTCGGCGACATTGTGATGGTGCTGCCCCTCGTGAGGTGGCTTCAGCGGTGCTGGCCCTCGACCCGGCTCACCTGGATTTGCGGAAAAGGCGTGCTGCCGATTCTCGAGCCGTTGAGTCTGGAAGGAATCGAACTCCTTGCCATCGACAAGCCCCGCGGGATGAGGGACTACCTGGCCCTCAGGAGGCAGCTCACCGGCCGACGTTTTGATGCGACCCTCTGCCTGCAGGCGAGTTGGAGGGCGAACTGGATCTATCCCTTCATACCCTCGGCCAGGCGCATCGGCTTCAGCAAGGACCGTGCGAAGGACCTGCATCGCTGCTTCGTGAAGGAACAAGTCGCGCCCGCGCGCCCCCACCTCGTCGAGGGTTTTCTCCAATTTGCGGAAGCGCTCGGGCTGCCGTGGCCGGAGACCGTGGAGTGGCGGCTGCCGGTGGATAGCGCGGCGGACGCAAGTGTAGGGGCGCTTTTGCCGCAGGGACCATTCCTAGCGATCAACGCCTGTTCGAGCAAACCCGAGCGCGACTGGCCTGCAGAGTCACTCGCCCGCATGGCAGCCCATGCACACCGTATCCATGGTCTGGATACCGTGTTGATTGGCGGACCATCGCCGCGCGAGAGGGAGGCCGCGGCTGTCGTGACCCGGCTTTCTGGGTATCCCGTGAAGAACCTGGTCGGAGCCACACGGCTGCCCGAGATGGTCGCGGCGCTGGGGCGGTGCCGACTTTTGCTTTCGCCCGACACCGGTGCGGTCCACATCGCAAATGCCCTGGGCAGGCCAGTGGTTGGCCTGTACGCCGTTGCGCCTGCATATCGTACCGGCCCGTTTGGCAGGCTTGAGCACAGCGTCGATCGCTTTGATGAGGCTGTGAGGTCGCTGCTCGGGAAGGATCCTGCACACGTGCCCTGGGCGCAGCGGGTGCACCACCCTGGGGCGATGGCTCTGATCACGGAAGACGAGGTTCGCCAGCGGATTGACTCGGTTTTGACAGGCTAG
- a CDS encoding glycosyltransferase, whose product MPDSSSATLPFVTVAIGTYKRAYWLREALKFITEQDYPLDRWELIIVDNNSPDDTRQVVESFSAAPKAPKYFLETQQGSSYARNRALQEMAPHSEIVLFTDDDVLGKKDWLRLMIEPLLMPGNEAIAGVCGEVYPHFPDGLPKWLEGQFRPFGYRTDVGPLTPKQLPSTANVALRRKVLDQVGWFRTDLGRLPNRLTAGEDNDLMRRILDAGLRFWFQPHADLLHVVPASRLTFKYACKLQYDASASRVVERAGQPGFAAWVATRILLYTLHIPLCALVGALCVLIAQVGTAKRWFTRCARAAGYVAEAIRVLKRKALGQPVNVHA is encoded by the coding sequence ATGCCCGACTCCTCGAGCGCGACCCTTCCCTTTGTCACTGTTGCCATCGGCACGTACAAGCGCGCGTACTGGCTCCGCGAGGCGCTCAAGTTTATCACGGAGCAGGACTACCCCCTTGATCGCTGGGAGTTGATCATCGTGGACAACAACTCTCCCGACGATACCCGCCAGGTGGTCGAATCGTTTTCCGCCGCGCCCAAGGCTCCAAAGTATTTTCTGGAGACCCAGCAAGGCTCGAGTTACGCCCGCAACCGCGCCCTGCAGGAAATGGCCCCGCACAGCGAAATCGTCCTCTTCACGGATGACGACGTGCTCGGAAAAAAAGACTGGCTGCGCCTGATGATCGAGCCGCTGCTTATGCCCGGCAATGAAGCGATCGCCGGGGTATGCGGCGAAGTGTATCCACATTTCCCGGACGGGCTGCCCAAGTGGCTGGAGGGGCAGTTCCGCCCCTTTGGCTACCGTACCGATGTCGGCCCCCTCACGCCAAAACAACTGCCCTCGACCGCCAACGTAGCGCTACGCAGGAAGGTACTGGACCAGGTGGGATGGTTTCGAACCGACCTCGGGCGGCTGCCTAACCGCCTGACAGCCGGTGAGGACAACGACCTGATGCGTCGAATTCTCGATGCAGGGCTCCGCTTCTGGTTCCAGCCGCATGCGGATCTCCTTCACGTGGTCCCGGCGAGCCGGCTTACGTTCAAGTATGCCTGCAAGCTCCAGTACGACGCCTCCGCTTCCCGCGTCGTGGAGCGAGCAGGTCAGCCGGGCTTCGCCGCGTGGGTCGCAACGCGCATTCTCCTCTACACCCTTCACATCCCGCTGTGCGCGTTGGTGGGCGCGCTCTGCGTGCTGATCGCCCAGGTAGGAACCGCCAAGCGGTGGTTCACACGCTGTGCGCGCGCCGCCGGCTACGTGGCCGAGGCAATCCGCGTGCTCAAGCGCAAGGCGCTCGGCCAACCGGTTAACGTCCACGCATGA
- the serS gene encoding serine--tRNA ligase, with product MLDPKLLRDSPEIVRAAIAKKHLDVDLDAVLALDNSWRQLLQEVEQLRSKVKAANTDMAKLPKGSPEFLAKVQEMKTVSASVKEKENVLRDTEEKWKQAVLALPNLPHSSVPEGRTPEENVVFRTHGDVNNVSPDARAHWEIPGFDRLFDFGRGAKVTGAGFPFYVGDGARLVRALLHFFLDSAGKAGYLEVNPPILVNAASATATGQLPDKEGQMYETVPDKLYAVPTAEVPLTNFFRDEILEEGALPVYRCAYTPCFRREAGSYGKDVRGLNRLHQFDKVELLKWVHPSSSYEELDKLRDDAERLLQVLGLPYRVLLMCGGDLGFAQAKKYDLEVWSAGQKRWLEVSSCSNFESFQARRAQIRFRNKDSGKPELVHTLNGSGLAVPRVLAAILENNLQADGRVKLPSALVPYFGKDFLSFA from the coding sequence ATGCTCGATCCGAAACTCCTCCGCGATTCACCTGAGATCGTCCGCGCCGCGATCGCCAAAAAGCATCTCGACGTCGACCTTGACGCAGTGCTCGCGCTGGACAACTCCTGGCGCCAATTGCTCCAGGAAGTGGAGCAGTTGCGGAGCAAAGTGAAGGCGGCCAACACCGACATGGCCAAGCTTCCAAAGGGTTCGCCCGAGTTCCTCGCGAAAGTGCAGGAGATGAAGACGGTTTCCGCATCCGTTAAGGAGAAGGAGAACGTGCTCCGCGACACCGAGGAAAAATGGAAACAGGCGGTGCTTGCGCTCCCGAACCTCCCGCATTCCTCCGTCCCCGAGGGCCGCACTCCGGAGGAGAATGTGGTTTTTCGCACCCATGGCGACGTGAACAATGTCAGCCCGGATGCGCGAGCCCACTGGGAGATCCCCGGTTTCGACCGCCTCTTCGATTTTGGGCGCGGCGCCAAAGTAACCGGCGCGGGCTTTCCTTTTTACGTAGGCGACGGTGCACGTCTCGTGCGGGCGTTACTACACTTCTTCCTCGATAGCGCAGGCAAGGCCGGGTACCTCGAGGTCAACCCGCCAATATTGGTCAATGCCGCGAGCGCCACCGCAACAGGGCAGCTGCCGGACAAGGAGGGCCAGATGTATGAGACGGTGCCTGACAAGCTGTACGCGGTGCCGACCGCCGAGGTTCCGCTGACAAATTTCTTCCGCGATGAGATCCTTGAGGAGGGCGCCTTGCCCGTGTACCGCTGCGCCTACACGCCGTGCTTCCGCCGCGAGGCGGGGAGCTATGGAAAGGACGTTCGCGGCCTCAACCGCCTCCACCAATTCGACAAGGTTGAGCTGCTCAAGTGGGTCCACCCCTCGTCCAGCTATGAGGAACTCGACAAGCTTCGCGACGATGCCGAGCGCCTGCTCCAGGTCCTGGGGCTTCCTTATCGCGTGCTCCTCATGTGCGGTGGCGACCTCGGTTTCGCCCAGGCCAAAAAGTATGACCTTGAGGTGTGGTCGGCCGGCCAGAAGCGCTGGCTGGAGGTGTCGAGTTGCTCGAACTTCGAGAGTTTCCAGGCGCGCCGGGCCCAGATCCGCTTCCGCAACAAGGACTCGGGAAAGCCCGAGTTGGTCCATACCTTGAATGGTTCCGGTTTGGCCGTCCCTCGCGTGCTGGCTGCCATTTTGGAGAATAACCTGCAGGCGGATGGCCGTGTGAAATTGCCCTCCGCGCTTGTGCCGTACTTCGGTAAGGATTTCCTTAGCTTTGCCTGA